Below is a window of Myxococcaceae bacterium JPH2 DNA.
ACCCCGGGGTGCTCCGCATGATGTCCGACGAGGAATTCAACACCGACAGCCCGCCACGAAAGAAGGAACGCTAGGGGATGAAATAGAAGGTCACGCCGAGGATGGCGTAGACGCCCAGCAGCATCACGCCCTCCAGCCAGTTGGACTCGCCATCCAGCGCGATGAGCGTCCCGGCGCCCACGCCGATGGCCATGCCCAGCACCTCCATGTGGCTGAACTCCAGCGTCAGCGGCTGGCCCAGCGGGATGGAGAGCAGCACCAGCACCGGCGCCACGAAGAGGGCGATCTGCTTCGAGGACTCGAAGGCGATGTTGAACGCCAGGTCCATCTTGTTCTTCAGCGCCATGAGGATGGCGGTCGAGTGCTCGGCCGCGTTGCCCACGATGGCGATGATGATGACGCCCACGAACGTGTGCGTGAATCCGAACGTGGCGATGGCCGGCTCGATGGCGTGCACCAGGAACTCGGCCACCACGACGACGCCCAGGGTGGCGCCCAGCAGGACGACGGCGGCCTTCTTGGGGCTCCAGCTCGGCAGCTCCTCGGGCGTGCCGTGGTCCTCGCCCGCGTACAGGTGCGCGTGCGTGCGCAGCGCGAACAGCAGCGACAGCGCGTAGACGATGAGCAGGATGATGGAGATGGCCACGGACATCGGGAAGATGACCGCGTCGGCCGCGGGCCCGCGCACCGCATGGAACAGGTCCGGGATGGCCATGGCGGTGAGCGCCAGGAACATGATGGCCGAGCCGGACAGGGCCGCCGTCGTGTTGAACGTCTGCTTGGGGAACTTCAGCCCACCCGCGAGGATGGCCGCGCCCAGCACCAGCAGGATGTTGCCCAGGATGGCGCCGGTGATGGAGGCCTTCACCACGTCCGAGTGGCCCGAGCGCAGCGCCGCCAGCGCGATGATGAGCTCGGCGGCGTTACCGAACGACGCGTTCATCAGGCCGCCCAGGCCGCTGCCCAGCTTGTGGGCGATGACCTCGGTGGCCTCGCCCATCAGGCGCGCCAGCGGGACGAGCGCCACGGCGCACAGGATGAACGTCCACGTGCCCGGGAAGAAGAAGTGGGAGGCGACCGCCAGGGGGAAGAACACCACCAGCAGCCCCAGGAAGACGCGGTCGGCGTTGAGCCACGAGCCGTCCCCATTCTTGGGGGCGGGGGCACCCGACGACGGGGGCGTCACGGCAGACAGCGGTGGAGTCGCGGAAGCGGGCGTGCTCACGAGGGCCTCGGCTCGAGATGGCGGAAAACGGGACGCGTGCTTTTCACTCAGCCGGGCGGGGCAGCGCAACCCCTGGTGCGTCAGTCCTCGAACACCCGCTCGAGGACCACCAGGCGCTTGCTCCCTCCCGCCGCGTCCCATTCCTGGTTCGTGCGCTGGGTAAGCGAGGGCGGGGCCGGACGAAAGCTCAGCCCGCGAAAAGTCCTGAGCGAGGCCGTGTTGTCCTCGTCGATGTCCGCCCGGACGCGGTCCGCGCCCTGCCGCCGCGCCTCGGCCAGCAGGCAGCGCACCAGCCCGGAGGCCACGCCCATCCGCCGCGCTCGGGGCGCCACCACCAGCGAGCGGACCCACAGCCCCTCCAGGGCCAGTCCCTCCTGCCGGTAGTCGTCCACCCAGGCGAAGCCATGCAGGCGCCCCGAGTCGTCGAAGGCGCCAGCCGCCGCGCCCGCGCGCTCCTCGGGCCGCAGACCCCACCGCTCACGGAGCTGGCGGCGCAGGAAGCCGGCGGACACCACCAGCCCCTCGCCCGCGAAGACGAGCAGCGCGTCCAGGTCCTCCTCCCGCAACAGGCGCACTGACAGCGCCCCCACGAAGAGGCGCCGCAACGGAAGCGACCAGCCGGAGAAGAAGAAGTCGCGCACGTGCCGGTAGACTACCCGGGCTCGGGGCCGCGCCCAGATGGCCGAGAGGCCCCGGTGTGCCAGCCACAACGCGGGTCGGGACGGCCGGGGCAACGGCACCACCACCCTTCCCCGCCGCACCGCCACGACCCGCCCGAGCGGCTCGCCCCCAGGCGGGTCCAGGTTCCCCAGCAATGACGCCGTCGTCCAAGGTTCAGTGGAGCACACCACGTGCGCGGTGAGCTGCCGCCCTCGGCGCACCAGGGCCACGTCCCCGGGTGCCAGGGACTCCACGCCGCAGCGCTGCACGCGGACCGCATCCCCGCTGCGCAGGAGCGGGTACAGGCTCCGCCCCGCGCCGCGCACCCAGAGACGGTGCCCGTGAGGCAGCTGGGCCAGGAGGTCCAGGAGGGCGTCAGCGGCCGGAGGCTGTCGTGCCATGCGCCACCCACTCCGCGAGGAAGCCCGCCACCGCCACGTCCTTGCGGAAGGCGAGCCGGAAGCCCGGCACATCGGCCACCACCGCGCCCACCGAGGTCAGCACCCGAGGCCCCGGCTCCAGCTCCGCCACCGCGCGGAACCGCTGGCCCAACAGCGCCGCGAGCAGCTCGGACGAAGCCACGGGAGTGAGCCGCTCGGCGGGGGCCTTCTCCAAGAGCAGCAGGGCGTGGGCGCGGGCCTCGACGCGCGAGGCGGCCAGGTCCGGCTCGGACGAAAACGGACTGCCCAGCACACGCCCCCCGGGCAAGAGCGCCACGAGCTCATCCGACAGCAGCGCCGCGCCGGACTGGAGGCACAGCCGAGACAAGGTGGACTTGCCCGCGCCGCTCGGCCCCAGCGCCACCAGCGCCGCGTCCGCCAGGACGACGCCCGCGCCGTGGACGCAGAAGCCGCCCTGGCGCAGCACCGCGAGTTGGAACAGCGCGCGCAGGGCGAACTCGGCTGGGTACGTGGAGAGTGGCGCGGAGGTGCGCAGCGTGCTCCCTTCCAACGCGAAGCCGCCGAGTTCAGGCCGAGCGCGCTGGAAGAGGTGCCCGCCCGGGCTCAGCGCAGTGTCGCGCTCAAGCCACAGGTCGGGGTGAGACTCGGGCCCCACGAGGAAGGGGCCCGCCTGGCATCGCGGCCGCGCCGCTGCGAGGAGCGCGTCATCGACGTCGCAGACGCACTCGCCGATGCGCAGCCGCGCCATGCCAGGTCCTCAGTTGCAGGCGGGCCGCGGATCGTAAACGGGGTCGCAGTCGAGCGGGCGGCTCACCGTGAACAGGTCCGAGACGAGCAGCTTCTCGGACCGCACCTGGGGTGGGCGGTAGGGCTTCTTCTGGGACGGCGCCTTCGGTTCCGACCTCATGGGTGTCCCCTTAATACCAGACCGTGATTTTACCGGGCGTGTCGAACGGGTCGCCCGCCGCCACGTCCACGGCGCCATCGCCGTTGAAGTCGCCCACCGCCAGCCCCGAGCCGAGCGACTTGATGCCCTTGAAGCGCGTCTGCGCGAACCCGTCGCCCGCCACCGCGTCGAAGGGCGTGGGCCCGGAAGCGCCGTGGTACATCACCCACACCGACGAGCCCGCCGTGGCGGCCTCGCTCACCACGAGGTCCGGCAGCGTGTCGCCGTTGATGTCCGCGGTCGCCAGCACGTAGCCGAAGAAGCGCGCTCCCGACACGCTGGCATCGTCCGCCACCTGGAGGCTGGAGGTGGGCTGCGCGCTGAACCCGGCCGTGGTGCCGTCCAGATAGAAGTTCACCCGGTTCACGCTCGGCTGGGACACCACGAGGTCCACGGCCGCCGTGCCACCGAAGCTCGTGGCGCCCACCACGTCCACGCCGAAGCCGTTGGGTCCACCGCCACCGGCCGCGCCCAGCGTCAGCGTCTGGAGCGCCTCGGAGGCGAGCAACGTGCGGTCCGCCACGTTCGGCCCGGAGCGCGACGCCAGCAGGCTGCCCCGGAAGATGTACACGAGGTTGAACTTGTCGTTGGGGACCGAGAGCGACAGCTCGGGATGACCGTCGCCGTCCAGGTCGCCCACGTTCGCCTGTCCGCGCCGCCGGCCGAACAGCGTGGACGTCGCGGGCGCGATGGGGGCCTCGGTGCCCTCGATGATGCGGTCCGCCGAGTCCATGGGGATGAAGGGCACGTTGTCCGCTTCGTGTCCGGTCGCGGCGGCCAGCCAGTCCGCGCGCGTGCGTCCGAAGAAGAGGAACATGCGCCCGCGTCCGCCATTCTCGCCGTCCGCGCTGAGGAGCACCTCGCCCATCCCATCGCCGTTGAGGTCCGGGAGGATGCGCACGGCCCAGCCCAGGTTGGTGGCGCCGACACCCGCGTGGCCTCGGAACTCCACCGGCGAGGGGTCCACCGTCTGATTGGCCCGGCCGAAATACAGGAACGCGCGGCCCCGGAACGCGGACCAGCGCGGCGAGCCGACCAGCACGTCCGGCCGCCGCTCGTTGGCCGCGTCGCCCACGTTGCCCACGGCCACCTCGGTGCCGAAGTACTGCTGCGCCTCGGACGTGGGCGGCAGCAGCACCTGCGGCGCGACGCTCGCGTTGGTCGCGTCGTAGTAGATGTACACGCCGCCCATGTCCGCGGTGCCCGACGAGGCGTTGCGGAAGTTGCCCGCCACCAGGTCATCGCGGCCGTCACCGTTGAGGTCGCCGCTGGCGAGCGCCGAGCCGAAGATGCCCAGCGTGGCGGTGGGGTTGGTCAGCGTCGTCGCGTGCGAGTTGACCAGCGCGGGGATGGTGCGCGGGTCGGAGAGGTTGCCCACCTCGTCGCGCGCGCGCACCTCGATGAAGTACGTCGCCAGCGGCGGCAACGTGAGCCGGCGCGAGGTGTCGCCCGCGGGCAACAGACCACCGGTCTCCTGACGGACCTTGTTGCTGTACCAGGTCGTCTCGTTCGGGATGCCGCCCGGGAGCTGCGTCTCGGTCGTCCAGCGCAGGTCGTAGCCCGTGGGTACGCCGGACACGCCGTCGTCGCCGCTGGCCGTCCACGCCACGTCCACCTGCGCCCTGCGCTCCGCGCCGCTGACGAGCGTGCGCGTCACCGAGACCTGCGCCGGAGGAACCACGTCCACCACCGCCGTGACGGTGCGCACCGCCGTGTTGCCGGCCCGGTCCCGCACGCGAAGCTCCAGCGAACCGCTGGTGTCATGCGGCAGCACCAGGCGCACCGTCTGCGGCTGGCCGTCCTGCGCCACGCTCGCCGAGGTGGAGACGGGCTGGCCTCGGTAGAAGAACTGGAACGCGCCACCCACGGCCCCCGCCACCGTCACGTCGAAGTCCGCCTCGGCGTCGCCGCCCGGGGAGACGTCCTTCACGTAGCCCGCCTCGGGCGTGGGGAACAGGTGCGCGTTGGACGCGGCCACGAAGGTGAGCTGCGTCGCGGGAGGCGACACCGTCGAGATGGTCGGCGGCGTGATGTCCACCGTGTAGTCGACGAAGTCGGAGGTGTGGTTGTTGTTGGCGTCCACCATCTCCACGCTCAGCCGGCCCTGCTCGCCATCGGCCAGCGTCACGGGGAACGTGAAGTCGCCGGAGCTGGCGTCCGCGAGCGAGGTGCCCACCGCGACGGCCGGCGTGCCCTTGAGCAGCGACACGGTGCGGCCCGCGCAGCGCGAGGTGTGGCCACGCACCGTGTACTGGAGCCCGGGCGTACCCGGAGCCGCGTCGTCCGCTTGGATGAAGTCGCGCACGGCGTCGGCCGGCGAGGTGAGCGACACGTCACAGCCCACCAGGTGGACATCCACGCCGGCCGCGCTGGCGGTGCCGCGATTGCCCGCGGGGTCATCCACCTCCACCGTCACCGCCTGCCGACCATCCGGGAAGTTGAGCGTGCCCTGGGCCACGCCCTGGGACACGGGCAGCGCTCCCACCTGGACGCGGGTGCCGCTCCCCTCGGGCGTCGAGTAGACGCGCGCCGTCAGCCCGTCTCCGCCCTGCACCGCCACGCGAACCGCGACGAGCGCCGAGTCGGACTGCTGGCCCGCCGTGGGGCTCTCCAGCGAGAGCACCGGGGCCTCCAGGTCCACCGTCACGATGCGAGTCACCGCCGTGCTGGGGTTGCCCGCGCTGTCGCGAGCGGTGACGGTCAGCGTGTACGTCTGCGTGCCCGACGCCGGCACGGTGAAGTCGTGCGTCACCGCGCGGCCCGAGGGCGTGAGGGACACCGGCGTGAGCCCCGGCTCCAGCGTGAAGAGGACGCCATCCGCGCCCACGTCCGCGCTGGTCAGCATGCTGACGCGGAGCTGATAGCCCGAGGCCATCGGATCCGCGTCCTGCGCGGGCCCCAGCGTGGCGCCCACCGCGGGCGCGCTCACGTTGACCGTGGGCGGCACGCGGTCCACTCGGAAGTCCGTCAGCGCCGCCGCGTTGAGCGGATCCAACGGGTTGGGCGGATTGGCCTGCACCGTGCGGTTCACGTTGCCCACCGTGTCCGTGAGCACCACCACGAGCGCCGCATCCGCCTCGGACAGCGAAGCCATCGACGTGAGGGTGACATCCGTGCGCGAGCCCGTGGAGACGGCCTGCCCGATGAGCGCGAGCGACCGCGCGTCACGCACCTGCACGGGCCGCCCGGCCTCCAGGCCCGTGGTGGACACGCGCAGCACCGGCGCGCCGCTCGGAGACTCAGCGAGGTTGAGGATGCGGTCGCCGTTGCTATCCCCGACGAACTCGAGCGCCGTCACCTCCGGCCGCGCGCCGTCCACGCGCAGCGTCACCGGCGCGGACTCGGACGTGCGGCCCGAGTCATCCAGCACCACCTTCAGCGAGTACTGACCATCCGGGTATGAGAAGCGCGTGGTATCCGGGGGCAGCGACGACGCCAGGGTGAACCAGCCGCTGCCATCGCGGCACGGCGTGCGGTCCACGGTGAGCGCGATGTCCGTGCACACGTCCACCACGGCCGACGACGACGCGCCGTTGAGCGTGAAGGACAGCGGGCGCTGGATGCCCGGCGTGGCGGGGTCCTGGTCCTCGTTGAGCGAGTACTGCGTGGAGGCACCCGGCGCGGTGAGCGCGATGGCCTCGGGCGTGGTGTCCAGCGTGTAGAGCGCGCTGGCGCAGGCCCCCGCGCCCGCGGTGTTGGTGAGCACCGCGCGCAGCACGTTGACGCCCTCGCTCAGCGTGACGGCCGTGAACGTCTTCTTTTCCTCCGCGGAGGCCACGTCCATCGAGCCCACCTCCGTGGTGTCGCGGTACAGCTTCAGCACGCCGGACACGCCCTCGCCGAACGCGAGCGTCATGGGCACCGACAGTCCGCCCGTCACCGCCGTGCCGTCCGCGGGGCCCAGCGTCCGGTTCGGATCCGGCGCCGCGAACGACAGCGAGGACTCCGCGAAGGCGGACGCCACCGCCACCGTCTGCGTGGCAGAGTTGCCCGCCGGGTCCACCGCGCGCACCGTCAAGGTGCACGTCCCCGTCGCCGGCACGCTGATGCCACGCAGCGTGGCCACCCCCGCGCCATTGGCGACCGCGGACGCGGTGCCCGTCAGGCCACAGCCGTCCACGAACACCTGCGAGTCCGCGTCCGTCTTCACGTCCAGCACCACCTGCATGCCGGGCTGCACGGACGTGTCGACGAAGTTCGCCCCGATGCGCCCGTCCACCGCGTCGCGCACGGTGGCCGTCAGCGCGGGCTTCGCCGTGTCTCGCCGCGCGATGACACGCTGGCTGCGACCGCCGCCCGCGCACGAGGCCACCAGGCTCCACGCGCCATCCTGCGTCAGCGGCGCGGTGAGCGTCGCGGCGCCACCCGAGGCCGTGGCGGACACGCTGATGGTGGTGCCATCCGACGCGACCTCAGCCAGCGTCACCGCCCCGTTGGGCGCATCCACCCGGACCGCCACCGAGCCACCCGTGACGAACTCACGCGCGGCCGGCTCCACGATGCGGCACGTGGAGCGCCCCGTCTGCACGGACACCGTCGTGGGCTGCGAGCAGGTCTGCAGGCCCGCCGCGTTGCGCACGCACGCCTTCACGGTGTTGGCGCCCTCGGCCAGGTCCAACTGGAACGCCGCCACCCGGTCCGCGCCACTCGCCACCGTCGCCACGCGAAGCGGCTGTCCTAGCCGGCTCGTCACGGTGGTCCACAGCTCCACGTCCGTGCCCACCGGCAGCCCGTTCACCTTCACGGTCGCCGGAGCCTGCACCCCGTCCGCCGCGTCGCCGTTGGCGTCGCTCGTCACCAGCGCGGGCACCTCCAGCGCGAGCACCGGCACCGCGCTCGCCACCACCACGCGCAGGGGCTGCTCGGTGACGTTGCCGCCCGAGTCCGTCAGCCGCAGGCGGAAGTCGAAGGCGCCATCCCCCGGCACGGTGACCGCGGTGAAGGTGACCGCTCCCGCGCGCACCTGCGTCTGCACCGAGTCCGCGCCTTCGCGCGACAGCATCGCCGTGCTGCCGTCCTCCACCGAGCGCACCACCGCCACCACGTCGAACGTGGGGCTCGCCACCGGAGCGACGGGCGAGGCCACCACCAGCCGAGGCGCCTCGGTGTCCAGCGTGAAGCCGCGCGGCGCGGACGTCACGTCACCCGTGGCGCGCTTGAGCACCGCGGTGCAGCGGGCCATCTGCGCCTCCCGCACGGGCTCGGTGAGCGTGGCCACCACGGTGGCGCTGCCGTCCTGGCCCAGCGTGAAGGGCACGGGCGCAAGGCCGCACACGCCCGCGCAAGACAGGAGGCCGCTGGCGCCGCGCAGTGCGGTGCCCTTCAGCCCGAAGCGCACCTGGTAGCCCGGCGTGGTCGGATCCGCGTCGTCCGCCTCGCGCAGCACCTGACCTTCGGCGGGCGAGGAGAGGTCCACGCTGGGCACCTCCGTGCCCACCGCCACCGTGACTGTCTGCGTGGCCGTGCGGTGAGAGCCGGACTCCTCCACCGTCACGCGCAGCACGCTGGTGCGCAGCGGCAGCGTGACCGAGGAGAAGCGCACCTTGGCGCCGTCGATGCGCGCGGAGGGGCCCGCCGTCCAGGCCTGCTCACTGCCGGCGCGCACCTCCAGCTTCGCGCTGGAGAGCTTCACCTCGCGGCCCGCCGTGTCGCGGCCCACCGCCACCACGTCCTGCTGGAAGCCGTCCGTGGCGGAGTCCGCATCCTCGTCGAGCGCCAGGCGCTGCCCGTCCTTGGGGGACTCGAAGTCCACCGCGAGCTGTGACTCGACGGGCGGCTCGCCGCCGCAGGAACACCCGGAGATCCACACCGCGGCCATCGCCGCCAGCAAGCCAGTCCAAGTCGCTCGATGCATGCCCGTCACTCCTTGTGCCGAAGTGGGGACCCGGTTCCCCGTGCCGCGAGCACCAACACCTGCCGCTCCACCAGGAGCGCCACGAAGCGCGCCGTGTCCTGACGACATAGCGCTGGATCCACGTCGAACTCCTCGCACAGCTGCCGCGAGATGTCCTCCACCGAGCGCTCGCCATCCGCCAGCTCCAGGATGCGCTCGGCGACCTGGGAGGCCCCTGCGTCATCCTCGAAGGTGTGGAGGAACGTCTCCCCCGGTCCCAGGACCGAGAGCACGCCCCGCGACCGCACGGAGACGGCGTCAGGGTGCAGTCGGGGCACCGCGCTCAGCCAGTCGTCCATGGAGTTACGGCTCGGGGCATGGGGGCGGACACCGTTCTGTCTCCGGGAGTGGAATCGCGGTGTCCCGTGCTTCCCCGGCCCTGACGGAGCACGGCGGGCATGCTACCCGGGGAGGGAGGACGCCACCAAGTGTGGGGAAGCGGCCGGATGGGCGCGGGGGCCATGGCCGTCCCGGCGCGACCATGGTTGATGGCGGCCCCGCGTTCCCTCCGGCCCGGAGCGGCGCGCGGAGGGGAGCGGCGCCATGGAGGCAATGCCGGATGGTGGACACGCGCCTGCCCCGCGGCAGGGGTGGTGGGGACGACACTGGAAGTGGGTGATGGTCATCATCCTCGTGGGCGCGCTCGGTGCCTGCGGCTGCCTGGGCGCCCTGCTGCTCGGACTCGGCTCGCTCAAGGACAGCGCGGGCGCCTACGCGGAGGCGGTGGCCATCGCGAGGGACCATCCCCAGGTGCAGCAGGAGCTGGGCGCGCCCATCCACCCGAGCTTCCCTCGCCACGCCACCACGAGCACCGTCAACGGACACACGCGCACGGCCTTCACGCTGCCGCTCGACGGCGCGCGCGCCAACGGGACGCTGCACGTGGAGGCCGACGAGCAAGAGGGCCAGTGGGTCTTCCAGCAGCTCTACGTGGAGCTGGAGGACGGGCGCATCCTCGACCTGCGCTCGGGCGAGGACGCCACGCCCCGGACGGCGCATCCTCCACCGGAGGCCGCACCCGGACGCGGACGCGACATCGAGCTGTAGCCCCACAACGGCACAGGGGCGGCGCGGAAGTGCTGCTCCGCGTCCGCCCCCGTCTTCAGCCGTCACCCCATGAGGGGCGCGTGACTACTTGAGGCCGTGGATGGCCTGGCGCAGCGCGGGGAGCACCTTGAAGAGGTCCTCCACGAGCCCGTAGTCCGCCACCTGGAAGATGGGGGCCTCGGGGTCCTTGTTGATGGCCACGATGGTCTTCGAGCTCTTCATGCCCGCCAGGTGCTGGATGGCGCCGCTGATGCCCGCCGCGATGTACAGCTGCGGAGCGACGACCTTGCCCGTCTGGCCGACCTGCAAGTCGTTGGGAACCCAGCCGGCGTCGCACACCGCGCGCGAGGCACCGACGGCGGCGCCCAGCTCATCGGCCAGCGCCTCAATCTCCTTGAAGTCGCCCTTGGTGCCGCGACCGCCGGACACCACCACGCGCGCCTCGGTCAGCTCGGGGCGGGCGCTCTTCACTTCCTTGAAGTCGACGAACTTCGTCTTGGAGGCCTCGACCTTCGCGGCGAAGGTCTTCACCTCGGCGGCGCCCGCGCCCGTCGCGGCGGCCGGGAACTCCGTGGCGCGCACGGTGAACACCTTCACCGGCGTGGTGAGCTTCACCTCGGCGAACACGTTGCCGGCCCACATGGGGCGCGTGAAGGTGATGTCCGCGCCCGAGCCGTTGATGGCCATGACGTCGGTGGCCATGGCGGCCTTGAGGCGACCGGCCACGCGCGGCAGCAGGTCCTTGCCCTGCGCCGTGGAGGCCATGCCCACGTAGTCCGCCTTCAGCTCCTGGGCGAGCGCCGCGATGGCGGGCGCGTAGGTCTCGGCGAGGTAGTGCTCGAACTCGGGGGCGGCGGCGGTGTGGACCGCCTTGGCGCCGGTGCCCTTGAGCTCCTCGGCCAGCTTCGCCGGGTCCTTGGCGAGCAACACCAGGTGCAACTCCGCGCCGGCCTTGTCGGCCAGGGCCTTGCCCGCGGAGATGGCGTTGAGGGAGGCCTTGCGCAGGTTCCCGTCCGGCTGCTGCTCGGCGACGATGAGAACGATT
It encodes the following:
- the cax gene encoding calcium/proton exchanger; this encodes MSTPASATPPLSAVTPPSSGAPAPKNGDGSWLNADRVFLGLLVVFFPLAVASHFFFPGTWTFILCAVALVPLARLMGEATEVIAHKLGSGLGGLMNASFGNAAELIIALAALRSGHSDVVKASITGAILGNILLVLGAAILAGGLKFPKQTFNTTAALSGSAIMFLALTAMAIPDLFHAVRGPAADAVIFPMSVAISIILLIVYALSLLFALRTHAHLYAGEDHGTPEELPSWSPKKAAVVLLGATLGVVVVAEFLVHAIEPAIATFGFTHTFVGVIIIAIVGNAAEHSTAILMALKNKMDLAFNIAFESSKQIALFVAPVLVLLSIPLGQPLTLEFSHMEVLGMAIGVGAGTLIALDGESNWLEGVMLLGVYAILGVTFYFIP
- a CDS encoding GNAT family N-acetyltransferase, giving the protein MARQPPAADALLDLLAQLPHGHRLWVRGAGRSLYPLLRSGDAVRVQRCGVESLAPGDVALVRRGRQLTAHVVCSTEPWTTASLLGNLDPPGGEPLGRVVAVRRGRVVVPLPRPSRPALWLAHRGLSAIWARPRARVVYRHVRDFFFSGWSLPLRRLFVGALSVRLLREEDLDALLVFAGEGLVVSAGFLRRQLRERWGLRPEERAGAAAGAFDDSGRLHGFAWVDDYRQEGLALEGLWVRSLVVAPRARRMGVASGLVRCLLAEARRQGADRVRADIDEDNTASLRTFRGLSFRPAPPSLTQRTNQEWDAAGGSKRLVVLERVFED
- a CDS encoding potassium transporter TrkH: MARLRIGECVCDVDDALLAAARPRCQAGPFLVGPESHPDLWLERDTALSPGGHLFQRARPELGGFALEGSTLRTSAPLSTYPAEFALRALFQLAVLRQGGFCVHGAGVVLADAALVALGPSGAGKSTLSRLCLQSGAALLSDELVALLPGGRVLGSPFSSEPDLAASRVEARAHALLLLEKAPAERLTPVASSELLAALLGQRFRAVAELEPGPRVLTSVGAVVADVPGFRLAFRKDVAVAGFLAEWVAHGTTASGR
- a CDS encoding FG-GAP repeat protein, encoding MHRATWTGLLAAMAAVWISGCSCGGEPPVESQLAVDFESPKDGQRLALDEDADSATDGFQQDVVAVGRDTAGREVKLSSAKLEVRAGSEQAWTAGPSARIDGAKVRFSSVTLPLRTSVLRVTVEESGSHRTATQTVTVAVGTEVPSVDLSSPAEGQVLREADDADPTTPGYQVRFGLKGTALRGASGLLSCAGVCGLAPVPFTLGQDGSATVVATLTEPVREAQMARCTAVLKRATGDVTSAPRGFTLDTEAPRLVVASPVAPVASPTFDVVAVVRSVEDGSTAMLSREGADSVQTQVRAGAVTFTAVTVPGDGAFDFRLRLTDSGGNVTEQPLRVVVASAVPVLALEVPALVTSDANGDAADGVQAPATVKVNGLPVGTDVELWTTVTSRLGQPLRVATVASGADRVAAFQLDLAEGANTVKACVRNAAGLQTCSQPTTVSVQTGRSTCRIVEPAAREFVTGGSVAVRVDAPNGAVTLAEVASDGTTISVSATASGGAATLTAPLTQDGAWSLVASCAGGGRSQRVIARRDTAKPALTATVRDAVDGRIGANFVDTSVQPGMQVVLDVKTDADSQVFVDGCGLTGTASAVANGAGVATLRGISVPATGTCTLTVRAVDPAGNSATQTVAVASAFAESSLSFAAPDPNRTLGPADGTAVTGGLSVPMTLAFGEGVSGVLKLYRDTTEVGSMDVASAEEKKTFTAVTLSEGVNVLRAVLTNTAGAGACASALYTLDTTPEAIALTAPGASTQYSLNEDQDPATPGIQRPLSFTLNGASSSAVVDVCTDIALTVDRTPCRDGSGWFTLASSLPPDTTRFSYPDGQYSLKVVLDDSGRTSESAPVTLRVDGARPEVTALEFVGDSNGDRILNLAESPSGAPVLRVSTTGLEAGRPVQVRDARSLALIGQAVSTGSRTDVTLTSMASLSEADAALVVVLTDTVGNVNRTVQANPPNPLDPLNAAALTDFRVDRVPPTVNVSAPAVGATLGPAQDADPMASGYQLRVSMLTSADVGADGVLFTLEPGLTPVSLTPSGRAVTHDFTVPASGTQTYTLTVTARDSAGNPSTAVTRIVTVDLEAPVLSLESPTAGQQSDSALVAVRVAVQGGDGLTARVYSTPEGSGTRVQVGALPVSQGVAQGTLNFPDGRQAVTVEVDDPAGNRGTASAAGVDVHLVGCDVSLTSPADAVRDFIQADDAAPGTPGLQYTVRGHTSRCAGRTVSLLKGTPAVAVGTSLADASSGDFTFPVTLADGEQGRLSVEMVDANNNHTSDFVDYTVDITPPTISTVSPPATQLTFVAASNAHLFPTPEAGYVKDVSPGGDAEADFDVTVAGAVGGAFQFFYRGQPVSTSASVAQDGQPQTVRLVLPHDTSGSLELRVRDRAGNTAVRTVTAVVDVVPPAQVSVTRTLVSGAERRAQVDVAWTASGDDGVSGVPTGYDLRWTTETQLPGGIPNETTWYSNKVRQETGGLLPAGDTSRRLTLPPLATYFIEVRARDEVGNLSDPRTIPALVNSHATTLTNPTATLGIFGSALASGDLNGDGRDDLVAGNFRNASSGTADMGGVYIYYDATNASVAPQVLLPPTSEAQQYFGTEVAVGNVGDAANERRPDVLVGSPRWSAFRGRAFLYFGRANQTVDPSPVEFRGHAGVGATNLGWAVRILPDLNGDGMGEVLLSADGENGGRGRMFLFFGRTRADWLAAATGHEADNVPFIPMDSADRIIEGTEAPIAPATSTLFGRRRGQANVGDLDGDGHPELSLSVPNDKFNLVYIFRGSLLASRSGPNVADRTLLASEALQTLTLGAAGGGGPNGFGVDVVGATSFGGTAAVDLVVSQPSVNRVNFYLDGTTAGFSAQPTSSLQVADDASVSGARFFGYVLATADINGDTLPDLVVSEAATAGSSVWVMYHGASGPTPFDAVAGDGFAQTRFKGIKSLGSGLAVGDFNGDGAVDVAAGDPFDTPGKITVWY
- a CDS encoding PqqD family protein, with amino-acid sequence MDDWLSAVPRLHPDAVSVRSRGVLSVLGPGETFLHTFEDDAGASQVAERILELADGERSVEDISRQLCEEFDVDPALCRQDTARFVALLVERQVLVLAARGTGSPLRHKE
- a CDS encoding electron transfer flavoprotein subunit alpha/FixB family protein codes for the protein MPIVLIVAEQQPDGNLRKASLNAISAGKALADKAGAELHLVLLAKDPAKLAEELKGTGAKAVHTAAAPEFEHYLAETYAPAIAALAQELKADYVGMASTAQGKDLLPRVAGRLKAAMATDVMAINGSGADITFTRPMWAGNVFAEVKLTTPVKVFTVRATEFPAAATGAGAAEVKTFAAKVEASKTKFVDFKEVKSARPELTEARVVVSGGRGTKGDFKEIEALADELGAAVGASRAVCDAGWVPNDLQVGQTGKVVAPQLYIAAGISGAIQHLAGMKSSKTIVAINKDPEAPIFQVADYGLVEDLFKVLPALRQAIHGLK